A single Dictyoglomus sp. DNA region contains:
- the purQ gene encoding phosphoribosylformylglycinamidine synthase I, whose protein sequence is MRVGIVVFPGTNCDYDTFWALKLAGLNPVFLWHKEKDLKDVSAVILPGGFSYGDYLRAGAIARFSPLIDRIFEFAEKGGLVLGICNGFQILLEMGLLPGAMLPNDTNTFICKPVYLKVENNDSPFLRKYQVGEILKMPIAHKEGRYYIPERDLLALEREGQVVLRYVGPKGESDLKFNPNGSVNNIAGIVNKKRNVMGLMPHPERAVEKLLGSDSGLRLFLSLLD, encoded by the coding sequence ATGCGAGTAGGTATTGTAGTTTTTCCAGGAACAAATTGTGATTATGATACCTTCTGGGCTTTGAAGCTAGCTGGATTGAACCCTGTTTTTCTATGGCATAAAGAAAAAGACCTTAAAGATGTTTCCGCGGTAATTCTTCCTGGTGGATTTTCTTACGGTGATTACTTAAGAGCCGGAGCTATCGCAAGATTTTCTCCATTAATTGATAGAATCTTTGAATTTGCAGAAAAAGGTGGTTTAGTTTTGGGAATATGTAATGGTTTTCAGATATTACTGGAAATGGGGCTTCTACCAGGTGCCATGCTTCCTAATGATACTAATACTTTTATATGTAAACCTGTTTATTTAAAAGTAGAAAATAATGATTCTCCCTTTTTAAGAAAATATCAAGTAGGCGAAATATTAAAGATGCCTATCGCTCATAAAGAAGGAAGATACTACATCCCTGAAAGAGATCTTTTAGCTTTAGAAAGGGAAGGACAAGTAGTGTTAAGATATGTGGGACCGAAAGGAGAGTCAGATTTAAAATTTAATCCTAATGGTTCAGTAAATAATATTGCTGGAATTGTAAATAAAAAAAGAAATGTTATGGGCTTAATGCCTCATCCTGAAAGAGCTGTAGAAAAATTATTGGGTAGTGATTCGGGTTTAAGGTTATTTTTATCCCTTTTAGATTAG